AGATCCTGAGGTGTGGAGGCTGGACCCACGGTGTAACACAGTGATGTCATAAGATCCTGAGGTGTGGAGGCTGGACCCACGGTGTAACACAGTGATGTCATAAGATCCTGAGGTGTGGAGGCTGGACCCACGGTGTAACACAGTGATGTCATAAGATCCTGAGGTGTGGAGGCTGGACCCACGGTGTAACACAGTGATGTCATAAGATCCTGAGGTGTGGAGGCTGGACCCACGGTGTAACACAGTGATGTCATAAGATCCTGAGGTGTGGAGGCTGGACCCACGGTGTAACACAGTGATGTCATAAGATCCTGAGGTGTGGAGGCTGGACCCACGGTGTAACACAGTGATGTCATAAGATCCTGAGGTGTGGAGGCTGGACCCACGGTGTAACACAGTGATGTCATAAGATCCTGAGGTGTGGAGGCTGGACCCACGGTGTAACACAGTGATGTCATAAGATCCTGAGGTGTGGAGGCTGGACCCACGGTGTAACACAGTGATGTCATAAGATCCTGAGGTGTGGAGGctgggtctctgtgtgtatcCGTCATTCATCCACCTCTACTGTTTCCAATGTTCTCCTGTGTGATTGCTTCATAGTTTATGAAACAGGAATGGTAGCAAACAGCGTTGTTCTAGTGGAGTCACCCTGCCGATGACCGTTCTGTGGGGTTGTGTGTTAAAACGGGTGGAGCCTCTGGAGCTTCAATGCCGCAGTGTGGAAGATTAGCGCTGGCAACCTTTGACTCTCAAATCTTTTAGGAGTTGCTGCAGTGAGACAGGGCTCTTGGATACTACGAACTAAAATTGCTGTGTTGTATAGGCAGACCTCAGAGTTCAGTGCTTGGAGTCGGTGTCCGTGTCTCCCTAGAATCTGTGCAAATATAGTGACAGTGTGAGATTTGTAGTGTTAAAACCCTTACCTCACATTCAACCTTAGGTAGCCTTAAAAATGTAGCCACGTATCTTTTGTCATGTCTCTATACCATTACCGATGTATTTGAATGCTTtaactgctctctctctttgtggAACGTCAGAAGGAGAAGAGGTTCTCATCGCCTGGAGGGAAACGCCCCGCCTCGCCCTCCAACCTCAGCGCACGCAACCGCTCCCCCTCTCCTGCCCCCCTCCCCGCCAGCAAgagacccccctcccccagcgCTGCAAAGTAAGACCACCAGTCTGTCTCATCCCAGGAGATATAACGGTCTCTGTGAGGGGGGGCGGTATCTGTGACAGTTTTGGGGATAGTTGATGTAACTGCCTCCCCTTTACAGGCAAAGCCCCCGGAATCGTCCCCCGTCCCCTGGGGGTGTAAAACAGCGCCCCCCATCCCCTCAGCCTAGCTCGGCCAAATCTCAGTCTCCCCAGCCCGCCTCTGCCAAGCCCCCGCCCATTCAGAGGCCGGCCCTCACCCCCACCGGGCCTCCCACCCTACGGAAGAGGGACTCCAAGACCAAGGATGTCTGTCCTGTCCAGCCTCTGGTGCCCCCGCCCCCCGAGACGCTCCAGGGCTGCACCACGCCCGGGCCCACCAACACCCCCTCCAGTAAGACCAAAGACAAGGAAGGTGAGTACTGAGGGCCTCCgtcaggtcaggggtcagctACAGGATGTCCTGACGTAGGTTTTTACATGATCTGTGGCTCATTTCCCATGTTCCACCACCCAGCCCTCCTGTAGTTCATTAGTGAGGGAGGCTGGCGTGTCTGTAGCTCGTCGTGTCGCGGGCGTGTCTGTAGCTCGACGTGTTTCGGGTGTCCCTGGACTCACTAGAACTATACAGGTCTCATTCAATAAGGGAAGACGAGGGGACAagtcgtgttattgtttagaggcaggatttaAATCCCAGCTGGAGTTCCGAGCCTCTGGGCTCTGGGAGATCTGGCGCCCCCATCTGGTCAGTGTGCTGCGGTACTGCTCCGTAGCTCCTGGCTCTCATTAGGACCCCGTCTGCTTTGGTAGGAGGCACACAGCTCTTTATGACCAGCAGCCACAGAGACAGTCATGTGAAATCTGTTCTCacactctgtttttctctttcataTCCTTATCTCAGATTTTAGTGTCTGCCCTCTCAATGCCTCTCTGTTGTATGCTAGGTGTCAATATGTGTGGTTCCTCAGTGATCCCATGTTCTCTGTTGAATATGCCGTCAGTATTGcgacgtgtgtttgtgtggttccTCTCGGTCAGACAAGTCCATGGCGGGAACCAACTCTGCAGCAGAGGCAGCCATGATCCTGGCCGAGAACCGCCGCCTGGCCCGggagaagaaggagagagaggaggctcTTCGAgtgcagagagaggaggaggaaaagtgAGGAGTGGAAACGGCGCCACTGGAACATTCCAAGGTCGTGTCTCTCTGTCGTGGGGTGTTTACCTCATATGTCTATCTGTAGgctgaggaaggaggaggaaaaaCGCTTGGCTGAGGAGGCACGGCTTAAACgcctggaggaggagaagaggctggcagaggagaggaagaaaaaggaggaggaggacgctCTTATGGCGGaggcggacagagagagactggaggcAGAGGAGGCAGTGAGACAGGCAGAGCTACAGAAAGAGGTaggaacacacactgacagtatTGATGATGGTGTCATTGATTGGTTCCTTGATGATGTTTGTCCAATCCCAGCGAGAGGAGGCAGATGCGCGGGCCGCTGTTGAGGCAGAGAAGGTCCGTGTTGAGAGGGAGAGGATCATGGCCCAGAACCAACAGGAGCGCATGGAGAGGAAGAAGGTaagatcatcatcatcctctgtgtcactgtgtttAACAGCAGTCCTTCAACGCAACAGTCCTTCAACGCAAACCCACTGTTGTCTTTCCGCCTGCAGAGAATTGAGGAGATTATGAAGAGAACAAGGAAAGGAGATTTGGACAAGGTGAGTTGACATATTACAGGTTGTAATATCACCATGACAACATGCTTTTATAAGAACCGTCACCATGGATAGGAACAGGTTGGGCCTTGCTTACACATATTACACATTAATAAATGTGCTTATATGGAGATGTTAAATATCTAAATTTTGACCTCATGTTTCCTCCATAGAGAGACGGTGATGAGAAAGGCATGCAGGATgaagagggagatgaagagggTGACGACCAAGGAGACGACCAAGGAGACGACCAAGGAGACGACCAAGGAGACGACCAAGGGGACGACCAAGGGGACGACCACCAGATCATCTGTGATGATCCAACCATGGGTAGTTGTCACGGACTTCAGTCTAACCCCAGATAACAGATTTAATGGGATCACTGATCAGTGCATCGTTTTACTGAAACCCAAAGAAATGATTCAATAACGTTTATCTACAGTTAATAGTGCTGTTTTAttagaatttttacattttatactgTCCCCGAAATGATGTTTGCCAACCCTGAAGAAGCCGTGGGCAGCTAGGTGCTCTGGCCTGGTGGCCGGGTGGGGGCAGGGCAGTAATCTGAATTACAACGCTGCTTTCAAACGGAAGACAAGGCAGTACTTGGTCAGAGCTGGTCAGCGTCTAGGGTCGCCCTCACCGTGAACTGCTCCATCTCCACAGGGGACCTGACGGAGACCACTGACTGGGCCACGGACGTTGAGGTGGATCAGGGGCGTGGCCTGACTAGCCAGGAGCCAATGGGAGAGCGGGAAGAGCCGCTTGGTTGTGTGAACGGGAAGCCGGAGGCtgacaaggaaaacaacaaTGGGACCAGGCCTGTGGAATCTCTGACTGttaggtacacacacacacacacacacacacttctgtaaTGTACCCAGCTGCAGTGCTTCTCCTGTaggatgtacactcacctaaaggattattaggaacacctgttcaatttctcatgaatgtaattatctaatcaaccaatcacatggcggttgcttcaatgcatttaggggtgtggtcctggtcaagacaatctcctgaactccaaactgaatgtcagaatgggaaagaaaggtgatttaagccattttgagcgtggcatggttgttggatccagacgggccggtctgagtatttcacaatctgctcagttactgggattttcacgcacaaccatttctagggtttacaaagaatggtgtgaaaagggaaaaacatccagtatgcggcagtcctgtgggcgaaaaatgccttgttgatgctagaggtcagaggagaatgggccgactgattcaagctgatagaagagcaacttcgactgaaataaccactcgttataaccgaggtatacagcaaagcatttgtgaagccacaacacgcacaaccttgaggcggatgggctacaacagcagaagaccccaccgggtaccactcctctccactacaaataggaaaaagaggctacaatttgcacgagctcaccaaaattggacagttgaagactggaagaatgttgcctggtctgatgagtctcgatttctgttgagacattcagatggtagagtcagaatttggcataaacagaatgtgaacatggatccatcatgccttgttaccactgtgcaggctggtggtggtggtgtaatggtgtggggtatgttttcttggcacactttaggccccttagtgccaattgggcatggtttaaatgccacggcctacctgagcattgtttctgaccatgtccatccctttatgaccaccatgtacccatcctctgatggctacttccagcaggataatatcacaaagctcgaatcatttcaaattggtttcttgaacatgacaatgagttcactgtactgaaatggcccccacagtcaccagatctcaacccaatagagcatctttgggatgtggtggaacgggagcttcgtgccctggatgtgcatcccacaaatctccatcaactgcaagatgctatcctatcaatatgggccaacatttctaaagaatgctttcagcaccttgttgaatcaaagccacgtagaattaaggcagttctgaaggcgaaagggggtcaaacacagtattagtatggtgttcctaataatccttcaggtgagtgtaggtgctgtgtgtgttggtagcCCTGTCTCATCTGACTGTCCCTCCAGCCTCGGGACCCCAGGTGGTCTGGTGGGGTGCTCAGAGTTCCAGAACGAGGACAACATGGAGTCACCGGGTCTGAACGGAAAGCCCGGCCCCTGGAGCTTCGAGGAGCTCATCGACCTGGGAGTCAACGCCAAGGGCCGACCTGTCATCGATGCCGAGGGACGGAACCAGGGCATCATGGACCGCGACGGGGCCCCTGACGGGCCAGGACTTactccactcctcccctccaGTCAGCCCTTAGAAGCCCTGGCCAGTAAGACCGGTAGAAGCTTAGACTAGGGTTAATAGTGAATGGACTGAAACCAAACTGCATGTGGTTTGTTGTGAAGGCCAGTGAATACCTTGGTGGATATGAAATGTTGACACAACTGTCTGTGTTTCCCTGTAGAGATGTGAGGCAGCATCCCTTCAGCCTGTGAGTACTGCACTCGTATAGTTCCTGTCCAGCTGAGTTCCAGACCCACTTACCCCtccgcacgcacgcacgtacgcgcgcacacactggACCCCGGACCCCCCGGCTTCCAAGTCTGGACCTCCTCAGCCAGAGGAGGCACACAGGAAGTCAGATGGGGTCCTCTGAATGCAGAAAAAGGCTTCAGGGAAAATGTCTGCGCTCCTTCAATGTGCTCATTCCCTGGGGTCATACTCCGTTTGAGGGTcactagttttttttaatttgaatttgTTCATActgttgatattttttttaagtgttgGGACAGGTTGTGCAACGTTGTAATTTATACGATGGTTTCTTGGGTATCCCTAACTACTGTTGTTGTGTTTAGTTTTTGTTCCGGTTCCATTGTGTCTTCAGTATGCTTTGAGGCGTGGTGGGTGGGAGTTCACAACTTGTCACAAGGGATTCAGAAAACCTGCCAGAGGTTAAAGAAATTGTGATTGTGGGTGAGGCCGCCTGGGTCTTGGTCCAGACATCTTTTCAAACACCCTGGCTCAGTTTTCCTGTCTGTTTCATCTGTCACCTGAGCTGCTCAGAGCCCATCAGCTTCCCTGCTCTCTCACCCCTCACCACCAGGGGGCCCTCATGTTCAAATCAAACAGTTTTATTCAAATGATGTGACCTACGTTTGTAGGAATTCAGAAGGTAAACATTCGGTTTAATGAATATCTGTTCAGGGAAGTTGATCTGTTCCTGTTTAGGTGAATGTCTTTATATGTTAACGTGTTGTCCtttaacatttgtgtgtgtatataaagtTAATTGTTAGCTAACTCATATCAAATTGTAATTTAACAGCATCCTGAGCGCTGAGGTGTGACTTTCAACCCCAGCAATGACTGCATGAATCTATACTCTCAACATATGAATGACTATAGCCCATAACggatgtgtgcgtgcgtacgtgCACTACTAGTCCGGAAACAGACCTTGAAAGGTTTGAAGTTCACTCTTATACAACAACTGTTCTGTCGGTCTCtcctgtctgtcggtctctcctgtctgtcggtctctcctgtctgtcggtctcccCTGTCTTTCAGTAGCTGTCTCCATACTCCTTGTTCCAGTGCTTCTCCTCTACTTCtgactgacacaaaaaaaataactataccTTGCTGCTGCTTTTATACTTTACCTCTTCTGGCAAAAAGctaacatttcaattattttttataatgtatcAATTGGCTGTTTGTTTATATGTATGAACGTGTATTTCCACTTACTATAATCAGTATTAGACCAACGCCACTGTGGTTGGATCTGGAATAAGGGTGTCTGTGTATTCTAGTGTTGGTTGTGTTTGACTCTTTGTTAAGGTTGCCAGTGTTGTGGACCTAAGCTCTGTTCCAGGTCTGATTTTGGTCACCACCATGGCTGGGTTAGCTCTGATCCTGGACTGCTGGTCCCAGATAGTCACCTCGATGCACTGCTAATGACTTCGTCCAGGTCGGATATATGAAAAACGTCCGCCTGAGCCGTGCTCACCGGGCACTTGATGATTGTCTGCAATTTGGCAAGGATTCCACTAGGTTGCGCTGTTCCATTGCTTTGACTTGTCTCACACACAATAGATCAGCTCAAGCGTTGAGGGACAGGAACTGGGCGTTGGTGAGGTGTTGAGGCGGTCACACACGGCCGTTTAACCGCTCCGGTTGCTGGGGAATCAGCACTGTAGGTTGATAAGGGGGTTCTCTGTGTGTTGACCCAGAGCGTTTTGGGAGACTGAATGTTTTTGCAGGGATGCCATTTCAAGTTTGCAATAGGCCTGTTAACAGGGACTCTGGTCACCGCCCGACTCTCCTCTGTGTAGCAATAATCTGCTGAGTCTACCACTAAATGATTGTGACAGGACCTCTGAGTTTTTGTCTTTGCTGGTGTAGTTCTGTGTTGTCTAAGGGTTGTTAAGGAGCTGTGTGGGCACTTGAGTTCCCTATGCTTGAATCATTCAGAGGTTTGCGGCCCGTTTCCACTAAATCCAGGGGCCTCCCcccacattttagtttttgctctaGTGATGTACAGCTGATGACGATCGTGATGATGGCATGGCGATGACCTCATTATTTCAGtcagctgtgtgtttctggggcAAACAACAGAACATGGACCCGTGGAAGGCCCCAGGATGGATTCTGGGAAACCCTGCTTTATTTCCTGCCTTATGACTGGACCGAGAGGTCTTGCTTTGACTAATAGGCATGAAGAATGTTCATTTGACTAAACAAACAAGCCCTTAATTGTTTAACATGCATCTCTGTCGCTCTCTGTTGTTTTAATGTACAAACTGTTTTACTGTTTATCGCAACATTAGGCGCTTGTCTCTGTGGGAGGTTTGCCACTTAGTGGTTTGTAAAGCTTTGGATTGACCTGTCAGTAAGACGTGAAGAGGTTCAGTATGGTGCTGGAATACAGACGTTTCCCCGTCTTTTGTCTCTCATCCGGACCCTTCTTGACAAACGCGAGTCTATTCCCAGGGTCACTGTAGACGTGTCTGGTGTGGAATGGGCTTGTTCGTTGGTCAGTGCTACGTGGCTAATGTTAGCCACACGTCCGTCTCAGACGAGGCCGTTGCATGACCGTCGCTGCTGCCAGACCAGACGTCCTGTGGTGGTGTTCAGTCCTTCCTGTGTCTGTGGGCTTGAATACCGAGCTAACTTGATGTTCTCATGACAGTGAGTCGTTATGACGGTAGAATAGAAAGGTGCCTTAGGTTGACAAAgggttgtatttttattttgttacaatTAATTAATAGCTAATAAAATGTGGCGTGTCTTTACCTCGGCCATGACAATCATTCTACCTGACCAGGGCTACAGTGTGAATATGAATTGCTTTCTGGAGGCTCTCCAGACCCTAACCCAAGCTCTGTCCACAAactatatttgtaaatatatctaAGTGTACTGAAAAGATATGTACTgttaaaaataaagttttgcaAATTaaaaagggatagtttgtcatTGTTTCTGTCTACCAGGTggaaataaacacacattttggtCTCTTGCCTTTATTGATCCTTAAAAATCTGCATTCACATACCAAACTGTCCCTCCACTTCAGAACGAGATGACCACATGATTAGTATTTCTGAGCAACACCTTTTAATACTTTCAAAGAAAGACCCAGTTTATCCATTCTGATTATTACATGAAGACCTACACGAGACCTTCATATATAAGGTCTTTTAATACATCACTTCAGAGATATGATGTTAATTTAGGAAAATTAGTATAGAATTCAACAAGTTACAGGAAGCATGTAACATGTCTCGTAACATATTAGTATTCTTCCAGTGAGGCACTGAAAGGGCATTCCCTAATATGGCTATGCCAAGCTTTATAGTATTGCATATCACAAGCAAACCAGTTGACACGTGTGTTAGTACTCAACACTGACATCAAACACTGGAACAAGATTACTTTGAATGGCGGTTAGGTTTCATTCAGGTCAATAACCTGCGGTTTCACACGGTAGATTGAGCCGCTTGACCTCTCCAGTTGGTTTAGAGGTCCCGACAGGAATCACGGACGAGAATCTTCTCTGGCCTTCTTGTTGGCCGCGCTCACAGCTTCTTGGCGCAGTCAGGACAATAGATGAGCTCTCCATTCATGACGAAGCGCTTGTTGGCCAGGGAGAGTGAGCACTTCTTGCAGTTGAAACAGTACTCATGCCAGGAGTGGCCCTCGTAGTTCACCACATTGGTCCCGTGGCCAAACCCTGTGGTAATGGAGAAGGTATGTGGAGACAAAATGTTCAGCCGCGACAATCTCATCGATGCTAATAAACCTCGCTAGAACGTTCCACTCGACACACCAGTCGTTTACGCCGTAGACTGTGAGTGTACGATCCCCTTGTAAACCTTACTGTTGAATCTGAAAAGGGATTACATTAAATGTTCTTTCTACAGATCGACACAATGTAGGCACCCTTTCAAAGTTTCTTGACTGTATGTGCCTTCAAACCTCAGAGCTGCATTCATGCATTCCTGGAaagttctctctttctccatattTGGAAACATGAATATGCAATCTTCCCCTCAACACTATTAACAGATAAACAACCAATCAGAGCACATTGTCCCAGTTGTTTTGTCCCTCTCAGACATATGGGTATCACTAGTCTTTAACTCCCCACAAAGAGAGTAAAACCTGAGACAGGTTAGGTTTATGTGTTGGGGCAACTAAGTTTCATCAGGTTATTGAAGTCACAAAGTAAGGTTAGGGCTTAGGGAACATGGACACTAGTGTTTCTTTTAGAAGAACGTCTGTGTATCTGACCTGTGATGGGGTTCTTGCAGCCATTGCACGGCTTGGCCACCGAGGTCTTGTAGCAGTCCACACAGTAGACATGTTCCTCGTGGGAGGTGAAGCGGGTTCCAGCCAAGGTCTTTCGGCAGGTACGACAGACAAAGCACTCGGAGTGCCACGGTTGGTCCTGATAGCTGATGCCTCCAGAGGTGATAGGCTGAGGGAAGAGAAACACTGTCAGGTGATAGGCTGAGGGAAGAGAAACACTGTCAGGTGATAGGCTGAGGGAAGAGAAACACTGTCAGGTGATAGGCTGAGGGAAGAGAAACACTGTCAGGTGATAGACTGAGGGAAGAGAAACACTGTCAGGTGATAGGCTGAGGGAAGAGAAACACTGTCAGGTGATAGGCTGAGGGAAGAGAAACACTGTCAGGTGATAGGCTGAGGGAAGAGAAACACTGTCAGGTGATAGGCTGAGGGAAGAGAAACACTGTCAGGTGATAGGCTGAGGGAAGAGAAACACTGACAGGTGATAGACTGAGGGAAGAGAAACACTGTCAGGTGATAGGCTGAGGGAAGAGAAACACTGTCAGGTGATAGGCTGAGGGAAGAGAAACACTGTCAGGTGATAGGCTGAGGGAAGAGAAACACTGTCAGGTGATAGACTGAGGGAAGAGAAACACTGTCAGGTGATAGGCTGAGGGAAGAGAAACACTGTCAGGTGATAGGCTGAGGGAAGAGAAACACTGTCAGGGGTCCTGGAAGACAACGTTCACTCCTCTAAGGATAACAGCAAACATTCAGTTTAACTTTATTAAACTATTAAATTATTATGAGAttgctatatatatattgctGTAATTTCACATGGCAGGAAAATGTAGCAAAAAcctattaaaaatgtaatcaaatatatttctctTTGTGTGTGAAGGGATGGATTTGTTATGCACCTGCTTGCAGT
The window above is part of the Esox lucius isolate fEsoLuc1 chromosome 4, fEsoLuc1.pri, whole genome shotgun sequence genome. Proteins encoded here:
- the map7d3 gene encoding ensconsin isoform X3; this translates as MAEGATSLKGLRTQIVAAAQAQAEERRSLAGNSPRPASPATAANPPSGTAASKSPRPVIDGATLRINDRLRVAKERREEAERQQATRESQILERERKTKLQVERQMEERQKKLEEQRRKEEQRRSAVEEKRKHKQEEEKEHYEAVMRRTLERSQRLEQRQKRWSWGGLSESDSRPGDLEGGASSPVAIVISPASPEKRPRTRQVDKRSTSTANLKQPDDSGINKRLSSSATLMTSPDKSARVRSSSLNRLPRNHKVDIDSQPAKEGRKTLQVDQTGLKKRSSSLTRAGGGRPATPSKLDKGTSDDKGGVARKPLASPVDGGFLSRLLTPTQASLARSKSAAALSAEGADTSASAVSVPPGPRGPLRSRSIDRQKTATMPTSASADQLQPSPKEKRFSSPGGKRPASPSNLSARNRSPSPAPLPASKRPPSPSAAKQSPRNRPPSPGGVKQRPPSPQPSSAKSQSPQPASAKPPPIQRPALTPTGPPTLRKRDSKTKDVCPVQPLVPPPPETLQGCTTPGPTNTPSSKTKDKEDKSMAGTNSAAEAAMILAENRRLAREKKEREEALRVQREEEEKLRKEEEKRLAEEARLKRLEEEKRLAEERKKKEEEDALMAEADRERLEAEEAVRQAELQKEREEADARAAVEAEKVRVERERIMAQNQQERMERKKRIEEIMKRTRKGDLDKRDGDEKGMQDEEGDEEGDDQGDDQGDDQGDDQGDDQGDDQGDDHQIICDDPTMGDLTETTDWATDVEVDQGRGLTSQEPMGEREEPLGCVNGKPEADKENNNGTRPVESLTVSLGTPGGLVGCSEFQNEDNMESPGLNGKPGPWSFEELIDLGVNAKGRPVIDAEGRNQGIMDRDGAPDGPGLTPLLPSSQPLEALASKTEM
- the map7d3 gene encoding ensconsin isoform X1, whose protein sequence is MAEGATSLKGLRTQIVAAAQAQAEERRSLAGNSPRPASPATAANPPSGTAASKSPRPVIDGATLRINDRLRVAKERREEAERQQATRESQILERERKTKLQVERQMEERQKKLEEQRRKEEQRRSAVEEKRKHKQEEEKEHYEAVMRRTLERSQRLEQRQKRWSWGGLSESDSRPGDLEGGASSPVAIVISPASPEKRPRTRQVDKRSTSTANLKQPDDSGINKRLSSSATLMTSPDKSARVRSSSLNRLPRNHKVDIDSQPAKEGRKTLQVDQTGLKKRSSSLTRAGGGRPATPSKLDKGTSDDKGGVARKPLASPVDGGFLSRLLTPTQASLARSKSAAALSAEGADTSECHLCPRSASAVSVPPGPRGPLRSRSIDRQKTATMPTSASADQLQPSPKEKRFSSPGGKRPASPSNLSARNRSPSPAPLPASKRPPSPSAAKQSPRNRPPSPGGVKQRPPSPQPSSAKSQSPQPASAKPPPIQRPALTPTGPPTLRKRDSKTKDVCPVQPLVPPPPETLQGCTTPGPTNTPSSKTKDKEDKSMAGTNSAAEAAMILAENRRLAREKKEREEALRVQREEEEKLRKEEEKRLAEEARLKRLEEEKRLAEERKKKEEEDALMAEADRERLEAEEAVRQAELQKEREEADARAAVEAEKVRVERERIMAQNQQERMERKKRIEEIMKRTRKGDLDKRDGDEKGMQDEEGDEEGDDQGDDQGDDQGDDQGDDQGDDQGDDHQIICDDPTMGDLTETTDWATDVEVDQGRGLTSQEPMGEREEPLGCVNGKPEADKENNNGTRPVESLTVSLGTPGGLVGCSEFQNEDNMESPGLNGKPGPWSFEELIDLGVNAKGRPVIDAEGRNQGIMDRDGAPDGPGLTPLLPSSQPLEALASKTEM
- the map7d3 gene encoding ensconsin isoform X7 yields the protein MAEGATSLKGLRTQIVAAAQAQAEERRSLAGNSPRPASPATAANPPSGTAASKSPRPVIDGATLRINDRLRVAKERREEAERQQATRESQILERERKTKLQVERQMEERQKKLEEQRRKEEQRRSAVEEKRKHKQEEEKEHYEAVMRRTLERSQRLEQRQKRWSWGGLSESDSRPGDLEGGASSPVAIVISPASPEKRPRTRQVDKRSTSTANLKQPDDSGINKRLSSSATLMTSPDKSARVRSSSLNRLPRNHKVDIDSQPAKEGRKTLQVDQTGLKKRSSSLTRAGGGRPATPSKLDKGTSDDKECHLCPRSASAVSVPPGPRGPLRSRSIDRQKTATMPTSASADQLQPSPKEKRFSSPGGKRPASPSNLSARNRSPSPAPLPASKRPPSPSAAKQSPRNRPPSPGGVKQRPPSPQPSSAKSQSPQPASAKPPPIQRPALTPTGPPTLRKRDSKTKDVCPVQPLVPPPPETLQGCTTPGPTNTPSSKTKDKEDKSMAGTNSAAEAAMILAENRRLAREKKEREEALRVQREEEEKLRKEEEKRLAEEARLKRLEEEKRLAEERKKKEEEDALMAEADRERLEAEEAVRQAELQKEREEADARAAVEAEKVRVERERIMAQNQQERMERKKRIEEIMKRTRKGDLDKRDGDEKGMQDEEGDEEGDDQGDDQGDDQGDDQGDDQGDDQGDDHQIICDDPTMGDLTETTDWATDVEVDQGRGLTSQEPMGEREEPLGCVNGKPEADKENNNGTRPVESLTVSLGTPGGLVGCSEFQNEDNMESPGLNGKPGPWSFEELIDLGVNAKGRPVIDAEGRNQGIMDRDGAPDGPGLTPLLPSSQPLEALASKTEM
- the map7d3 gene encoding ensconsin isoform X6 is translated as MAEGATSLKGLRTQIVAAAQAQAEERRSLAGNSPRPASPATAANPPSGTAASKSPRPVIDGATLRINDRLRVAKERREEAERQQATRESQILERERKTKLQVERQMEERQKKLEEQRRKEEQRRSAVEEKRKHKQEEEKEHYEAVMRRTLERSQRLEQRQKRWSWGGLSESDSRPGDLEGGASSPVAIVISPASPEKRPRTRQVDKRSTSTANLKQPDDSGINKRLSSSATLMTSPDKSLKKRSSSLTRAGGGRPATPSKLDKGTSDDKGGVARKPLASPVDGGFLSRLLTPTQASLARSKSAAALSAEGADTSECHLCPRSASAVSVPPGPRGPLRSRSIDRQKTATMPTSASADQLQPSPKEKRFSSPGGKRPASPSNLSARNRSPSPAPLPASKRPPSPSAAKQSPRNRPPSPGGVKQRPPSPQPSSAKSQSPQPASAKPPPIQRPALTPTGPPTLRKRDSKTKDVCPVQPLVPPPPETLQGCTTPGPTNTPSSKTKDKEDKSMAGTNSAAEAAMILAENRRLAREKKEREEALRVQREEEEKLRKEEEKRLAEEARLKRLEEEKRLAEERKKKEEEDALMAEADRERLEAEEAVRQAELQKEREEADARAAVEAEKVRVERERIMAQNQQERMERKKRIEEIMKRTRKGDLDKRDGDEKGMQDEEGDEEGDDQGDDQGDDQGDDQGDDQGDDQGDDHQIICDDPTMGDLTETTDWATDVEVDQGRGLTSQEPMGEREEPLGCVNGKPEADKENNNGTRPVESLTVSLGTPGGLVGCSEFQNEDNMESPGLNGKPGPWSFEELIDLGVNAKGRPVIDAEGRNQGIMDRDGAPDGPGLTPLLPSSQPLEALASKTEM
- the map7d3 gene encoding ensconsin isoform X11, coding for MEERQKKLEEQRRKEEQRRSAVEEKRKHKQEEEKEHYEAVMRRTLERSQRLEQRQKRWSWGGLSESDSRPGDLEGGASSPVAIVISPASPEKRPRTRQVDKRSTSTANLKQPDDSGINKRLSSSATLMTSPDKSARVRSSSLNRLPRNHKVDIDSQPAKEGRKTLQVDQTGLKKRSSSLTRAGGGRPATPSKLDKGTSDDKGGVARKPLASPVDGGFLSRLLTPTQASLARSKSAAALSAEGADTSECHLCPRSASAVSVPPGPRGPLRSRSIDRQKTATMPTSASADQLQPSPKEKRFSSPGGKRPASPSNLSARNRSPSPAPLPASKRPPSPSAAKQSPRNRPPSPGGVKQRPPSPQPSSAKSQSPQPASAKPPPIQRPALTPTGPPTLRKRDSKTKDVCPVQPLVPPPPETLQGCTTPGPTNTPSSKTKDKEDKSMAGTNSAAEAAMILAENRRLAREKKEREEALRVQREEEEKLRKEEEKRLAEEARLKRLEEEKRLAEERKKKEEEDALMAEADRERLEAEEAVRQAELQKEREEADARAAVEAEKVRVERERIMAQNQQERMERKKRIEEIMKRTRKGDLDKRDGDEKGMQDEEGDEEGDDQGDDQGDDQGDDQGDDQGDDQGDDHQIICDDPTMGDLTETTDWATDVEVDQGRGLTSQEPMGEREEPLGCVNGKPEADKENNNGTRPVESLTVSLGTPGGLVGCSEFQNEDNMESPGLNGKPGPWSFEELIDLGVNAKGRPVIDAEGRNQGIMDRDGAPDGPGLTPLLPSSQPLEALASKTEM